Within the Gracilinema caldarium DSM 7334 genome, the region CCTTATTTCTCTTGTGCTTACCCTGTTTCTTGCGGTAGCTCTTTTTAGACTTATTAGGGATATTGTTCAAAAACGAAGTGGAAGCCGTCTGAAATTAAACCTTTTTTCTTACTTCTTCATTTTGACCTTACTCATTTCTGTACCGACTATCTTTGTTCACATACAGTTAATATCGAACCTGTTAAGTACCTGGAACCAAGCTAATATTGCAGCTATAGTAGAAGATGCCCATTTATTTGCCCTGGACTCATACAGTTACCGGCTTGCTCTCATTCAGCGGATAGCCGAGTCAGAGGAGATTTCTCTGGTATTGCAACAGAGGCTAAAAATATCAGAAGTGGATCCTGCCCTGCTTGCGCTACAGGAATTTCAACAAGATCAAAAAGGGCTGTACCACACCAGCAGATCGGTAGGCAATGAAGCATTCTTTTTAAACTCCTTACCGGGCACGGAAAAAGGTTTTGTCCCAAGAAATGAGGGGAGAGACCAGAGCTGTATCCGATATATTGTACCTCAACAGTATGGCAGGCTCATCCTGATTACGTTCAGCCTTGGCCATGAATTTGATGAAAAACTCGCCAGAATAGAAGCTGGCCAAGATATCATCAGAATCCTCTCCCAGTTAGAATCTCGGCTAGTATCCCTTTTGGGAGGCTTTTATATGGTGTTATACTTACCGATTTTACTTATGGTAATGATTATAGCTATTTCTCTCAGCGATAGTCTCAGTCAGCCTATCAGCAACCTGGTCCAGGCAACACGAAAAGTTGCAGAGGGCGACCTTTCAATTCGAGTAATCTGCACGACCCATGATGACATTGGAACTTTAATAGATTCATTTAACACCATGGTTAGAAACCTTGAAAAAGCTCAATCTCGAGCACTTCAAACTGAAAAAGAAAACATCTGGAAAGATATGTCCCAACGGCTCGCCCATGAAATCAAAAACCCCCTAACACCTATTAAACTTTCTGCAGAACGAGTACTTCGACGTTGGAAAACTGATCCTAAACGGCTTGGCGAGATCTTGGAAGAATCAATGCTTGCAATCATTCAAGAAACCGATGGACTCACTAACCTTCTCACTGAATTTAGAACCTTTTCTAGACTTCCACCTCCAGTACTCGAACGGACAGCGCTGCAGCCATTACTTGAAGAAGCTCTCAACTTATACCGAACATCCTACCCAGACATCCAATTTATCATCAATACTATTCCACCAAATACCTATTTACGTGTTGATCGTCGACATATCAATCAGGTTCTCGCAAATTTAATAATTAATAGCATTGATGCTATGCATGGCCGTGGTATTATTGAAATACAGACTGACCTTGTCAAAAAAACCGATTGCCGATATTGTAGAATTAGTATTAGGGATAACGGTTGTGGCATTCCGGAAGAACATCGATCGCTCATTTTTACCCCCTATTTTACTACAAAGGCAACTGGTACCGGATTGGGGCTTTCGATTGTAGAACGAATTGTTCTTGACCATGGGGGAACCATCTGGTTTGATTCTGCCATAGGTGTAGGCACCACATTTTTCATCGATCTACCGGTTGATAGTACCGGATCATGAGGGTTAATAAAGGTAATGAATACCATTTTGGTTATAGATGATGAATCAGGTATCCGCA harbors:
- a CDS encoding sensor histidine kinase, encoding MSRFDAQQRTTTLTIPALFFIYTIVGILVLVFSSNLFTQYVQQQSFSFSLFIIVFTLISLVLTLFLAVALFRLIRDIVQKRSGSRLKLNLFSYFFILTLLISVPTIFVHIQLISNLLSTWNQANIAAIVEDAHLFALDSYSYRLALIQRIAESEEISLVLQQRLKISEVDPALLALQEFQQDQKGLYHTSRSVGNEAFFLNSLPGTEKGFVPRNEGRDQSCIRYIVPQQYGRLILITFSLGHEFDEKLARIEAGQDIIRILSQLESRLVSLLGGFYMVLYLPILLMVMIIAISLSDSLSQPISNLVQATRKVAEGDLSIRVICTTHDDIGTLIDSFNTMVRNLEKAQSRALQTEKENIWKDMSQRLAHEIKNPLTPIKLSAERVLRRWKTDPKRLGEILEESMLAIIQETDGLTNLLTEFRTFSRLPPPVLERTALQPLLEEALNLYRTSYPDIQFIINTIPPNTYLRVDRRHINQVLANLIINSIDAMHGRGIIEIQTDLVKKTDCRYCRISIRDNGCGIPEEHRSLIFTPYFTTKATGTGLGLSIVERIVLDHGGTIWFDSAIGVGTTFFIDLPVDSTGS